The Diorhabda sublineata isolate icDioSubl1.1 chromosome 6, icDioSubl1.1, whole genome shotgun sequence genome includes a window with the following:
- the LOC130446108 gene encoding intraflagellar transport protein 122 homolog isoform X1, translated as MRYIPKWVDKIQDTEKTAQSPSKSAFSFRLGSSKPHPSTRQLSIYDLCFKPDGTQLIVAGGHHVLVYDTNDGTLIQLLKGHKDKVHAVCYAKNGEKFASGSADKTVIIWSNKLEGLLKYSHGDSVQCLAFNPLSHTLASCALSDFAFWSTEQKSVQKHKINARINSCSWTNDGQYLALGCNNGIISIRNKQGEEKHKIERPNNPAIWALSWCPNRDDPNDTLCVTDWKKNLSFYTLGGKLIGKERQIGYEALRVRYFAQGEYILIGGLNMACTMYTKEGIKLGCIGDTQTSWVWSCEAHPSGNFVAVGCEDGTVSYYQLVFNMVHGLYRERYAFRENMTDIIIQHLITEQKVRIKCRDLIKKIAIYTDRLAVQLPERVVIYELYSKDSNDMHYRAKEKITQRLECSLLVVCSEHLVICQEKTLLSMFFNGEKEKTWAFKSPIRYIKNIGGPPGKEGLLLGLKNGQVWEVHLDNIHPLLKVTVKEGIRCIDLSQLKQKLAVVDDSGLCQIFNAVTGELLFQEANANSVAFNNLFEDMLVYSGDNTLSLKVVDFPVHTQTMSGFVVGLTGSKVFCLNGFSMNTLELPLSTPMYEYIDKRMYEEAYKVACLGVTQGDWEELAHAALEHLEFKIARLAFVKLQDFTYLELIDDLQELHQKGNYPKEVMLGDILAHKGKLKEAAKIYQRAGHEFKAMTMYTDLRMFDEAQEYLGTNDNSDLIRRKADWARNINEHKAAADMYLSVGDTASAVQIYADNGWGEQLIDLARKLEKSERSILMTIAKHLKRLKYSSAAAEIYRRLGDSEAVLRLHVEAKEWKEAFSLIRDQPQYNVLVYLPYAHWLAENDKFVEAQKAFHKAGKSQEAFKVFIQLTDNAVSECRFQDASYYYWIMSRQYLDMSRENKEKTEQYLNYFRINEKLAEIYYAYNTIHKYLEEPFTSYMPEALFNISRFLLTEATGQKQRIKGVSTFAIYYTLAKQAKKLGANKLAKQLFDKITHLRVPLKFQEQVEIATISIRAKPYSDPEELLPMCYRCSTYNPLSTTTNSCINCGEKFLYSFVSFELLPLVEFHLEENISDQEALRLIETPVEVKKEENWKENISETQQTLQLEVPPEEEPDPFTTKVTKSDEFKPITVGRKTLLSLDSSSILICMWPPPLRHTYFRNLLPELHITMCNFCFKCFHIDDFELQMLQNNHCPFCRNSNTSSPTPDNNEDIIV; from the exons ATGAGATATATACCCAAGTGGGTAGACAAAATACAGGATACTGAAAAGACTGCTCAGAG CCCATCAAAATCGGCATTCTCATTCCGTTTAGGTAGCAGTAAACCACATCCAAGTACTAGACAACTGAG taTTTATGATTTGTGTTTTAAACCAGATGGAACGCAATTAATTGTGGCAGGTGGGCATCACGTTTTAGTATATGACACTAATGATGGTACATTAATTCAACTCCTCAAAGGTCATAAAGATAAAGTTCATGCTGTGTGTTATGCCAAAAATGGGGAGAAGTTTGCTAGTGGCAGTGCTGACAAAACGGTTATTATATGGTCGAATAAACTGGAAGGATTATTAAAATATAGCCATGGAGATTCTGTACAATGTCTTGCGTTTAATCCTTTATCTCATACTTTGGCGTCATGTGCCTTATCAGATTTTGCATTTTGGAGCACAGAACAAAAATCcgttcaaaaacacaaaataaat GCCAGAATTAATTCCTGTTCATGGACAAATGATGGTCAATATTTAGCTTTAGGATGTAATAATGGAATTATATCGATACGGAACAAACAAGgtgaagaaaaacataaaatagaaagacCAAATAATCCTGCTATTTGGGCTTTAAGTTGGTGTCCCAATAGAGATGATCCTAATGATACTCTATGTGTCACTGATTGGAAAaagaatttatcattttatactTTAG GTGGGAAACTTATTGGAAAAGAAAGACAAATTGGTTATGAAGCATTACGAGTAAGATATTTTGCACAAGGTGAATATATATTGATCGGCGGATTAAATATGGCTTGTACAATGTATACCAAAGAGGGAATTAAATTAGGTTGTATAGGTGATACACAGACTTCATGGGTATGGAGTTGCGAAGCTCATCCGAGTGGAAATTTTGTG GCTGTCGGTTGTGAAGATGGAACTGTGTCTTATTACCAATTGGTCTTCAATATGGTACATGGATTATATAGAGAGAGATACGCTTTTAGAGAAAACATGACTGATATTATAATTCAACATTTGATCACTGAACAAAAAGTTAGGATTAAATGTAGAGATctaatcaaaaaaattgctATATATACGGACCGTTTGGCG GTACAGTTACCGGAAAGGGTCGTCATCTACGAGTTATACTCAAAAGATAGTAACGATATGCATTATAGagctaaagaaaaaataacacaGAGATTAGAATGCAGCCTATTAGTAGTTTGCTCGGAACATCTTGTTATATGCCAAGAAAAAACACTTCTTAGCATGTTTTTTAATggggaaaaagaaaaaacttggGCGTTTAAAAGTCCTATCagatatattaaaaacattggTGGACCTCCTGGCAAGGAAGGTTTATTATTAGGTTTGAAAAACGGACAAGTTTGGGAAGTGCATCTGGACAATATTCATCCATTGTTAAAA GTTACAGTTAAAGAAGGTATTAGATGTATTGATTTGAGTCAGCTGAAGCAAAAATTAGCTGTTGTTGATGATTCCGGCTTATGTCAAATATTTAATGCTGTAACAGGAGAATTGTTATTTCAAGAAGCTAACGCTAACAGTGTGGccttcaataatttattcgaAGATATGCTGGTTTATAGTGGAGATAATACTCTTTCATTAAAG GTTGTGGATTTTCCTGTACATACTCAAACAATGAGTGGATTTGTAGTAGGTTTAACAGGATCCAAAGTTTTTTGTCTCAACGGTTTTAGTATGAATACACTAGAACTACCCCTCAGTACCCCGATGTATGAGTACATTGATAAAAGAATGTATGAAGAAGCTTACAAAGTTGCGTGTTTAGGAGTTACACAAGGTGATTGGGAAGAACTGGCTCACGCTGCTCTTGAAcatttagaatttaaaatagCTCGACTAGCTTTTGTCAAATTACAGGATTTTACTTATCTAGAATTGATCGATGATTTACAGGAGCTTCATCAAAAAG GAAATTATCCAAAAGAAGTAATGTTGGGTGATATCTTAGCACACAAGGGTAAATTAAAGGAAGCAGCAAAGATATATCAAAGAGCTGGGCATGAATTTAAAGCAATGACAATGTATACTGATTTAAGGATGTTTGATGAAGCCCAAGAATATTTAGGTACAAATGACAATTCAGATTTGATAAGAAGAAAAGCGGATTGGGCGAGAAACATTAATGAGCATAAGGCAGCAGCTGATATGTACCTTTCTGTTGGAGACACAGCGTCTGCAGTACAAATTTATGCTGACAATGG ATGGGGTGAACAGTTGATAGATTTAGCACGAAAACTAGAGAAATCCGAAAGAAGTATTCTCATGACTATAGCCAAACATCTGAAACGATTAAAATATTCGTCTGCAGCTGCCGAAATCTATCGAAGACTTGGAGATTCAGAAGCCGTACTCCGTTTACATGTTGAAGCTAAAGAATGGAAAGAGGCATTCTCCCTTATAAGGGACCAACCGCAATAtaatgttttagtttatttacCATACGCCCATTGGTTAGCCGAAAACGATAAATTTGTTGAAGCACAAAAGGCCTTTCATAAAGCAGGAAAATCTCAAGAGGCATTCAAAGTATTTATCCAGCTAACAGATAACGCTGTTTCTGAATGCAG ATTTCAAGATGCAAGTTATTACTATTGGATTATGTCGAGGCAATACTTGGATATGTCaagagaaaataaagaaaaaacggaacaatatttaaattattttagaattaacGAAAAACTAGCAGAAATCTATTACGCTTACAACACGatacataaatatttagaagaacCGTTTACTTCATATATGCCTGAAGCGCTTTTTAATATATCAAGATTTTTATTGACAGAAGCAACTGGacaaaaacaaagaattaaAGGAGTATCTACATTTGCTATATACTATACATTAGCTAAACAG gcAAAAAAACTAGGTGCTAATAAGTTAGCCAAACAACTTTTCGACAAAATTACACACCTGAGAGTACCTCTCAAATTTCAAGAACAAGTCGAAATAGCGACAATATCGATTAGAGCGAAGCCTTATAGCGATCCGGAAGAACTACTACCCATGTGTTATCGTTGTTCTACTTACAATCCTCTATCAACAACAACTAACAGTTGTATAAATTGCGGggaaaaatttctttattcatttGTAAGTTTTGAGTTGTTACCTTTAGTTGAATTtcatttagaagaaaatataagtGATCAAGAGGCATTGAGACTCATAGAAACTCCAGTTGAAGttaaaaaggaagaaaattGGAAAGAAAATATATCGGAAACCCAGCAAACTCTACAATTAGAAGTTCCACCTGAGGAGGAACCTGATCCATTCACGACTAAAGTTACAAAATCTGATGAATTTAAACCAATAACGGTTGGAAGAAAAACGTTATTATCTTTGGATAGTTCAAGTATTTTAATCTGTATGTGGCCTCCTCCACTACGTCACACGTATTTTAGAAACTTATTACCTGAACTACACATAACGATGtgcaatttttgtttcaaatgtttTCATATCGATGACTTCGAACTACAGATGTTGCAAAACAATCATTGCCCATTCTGTAGAAATTCAAATACCAGCTCCCCAACCCCCGACAACAATGAGGAcattattgtttaa
- the LOC130446108 gene encoding intraflagellar transport protein 122 homolog isoform X2, whose product MRYIPKWVDKIQDTEKTAQSIYDLCFKPDGTQLIVAGGHHVLVYDTNDGTLIQLLKGHKDKVHAVCYAKNGEKFASGSADKTVIIWSNKLEGLLKYSHGDSVQCLAFNPLSHTLASCALSDFAFWSTEQKSVQKHKINARINSCSWTNDGQYLALGCNNGIISIRNKQGEEKHKIERPNNPAIWALSWCPNRDDPNDTLCVTDWKKNLSFYTLGGKLIGKERQIGYEALRVRYFAQGEYILIGGLNMACTMYTKEGIKLGCIGDTQTSWVWSCEAHPSGNFVAVGCEDGTVSYYQLVFNMVHGLYRERYAFRENMTDIIIQHLITEQKVRIKCRDLIKKIAIYTDRLAVQLPERVVIYELYSKDSNDMHYRAKEKITQRLECSLLVVCSEHLVICQEKTLLSMFFNGEKEKTWAFKSPIRYIKNIGGPPGKEGLLLGLKNGQVWEVHLDNIHPLLKVTVKEGIRCIDLSQLKQKLAVVDDSGLCQIFNAVTGELLFQEANANSVAFNNLFEDMLVYSGDNTLSLKVVDFPVHTQTMSGFVVGLTGSKVFCLNGFSMNTLELPLSTPMYEYIDKRMYEEAYKVACLGVTQGDWEELAHAALEHLEFKIARLAFVKLQDFTYLELIDDLQELHQKGNYPKEVMLGDILAHKGKLKEAAKIYQRAGHEFKAMTMYTDLRMFDEAQEYLGTNDNSDLIRRKADWARNINEHKAAADMYLSVGDTASAVQIYADNGWGEQLIDLARKLEKSERSILMTIAKHLKRLKYSSAAAEIYRRLGDSEAVLRLHVEAKEWKEAFSLIRDQPQYNVLVYLPYAHWLAENDKFVEAQKAFHKAGKSQEAFKVFIQLTDNAVSECRFQDASYYYWIMSRQYLDMSRENKEKTEQYLNYFRINEKLAEIYYAYNTIHKYLEEPFTSYMPEALFNISRFLLTEATGQKQRIKGVSTFAIYYTLAKQAKKLGANKLAKQLFDKITHLRVPLKFQEQVEIATISIRAKPYSDPEELLPMCYRCSTYNPLSTTTNSCINCGEKFLYSFVSFELLPLVEFHLEENISDQEALRLIETPVEVKKEENWKENISETQQTLQLEVPPEEEPDPFTTKVTKSDEFKPITVGRKTLLSLDSSSILICMWPPPLRHTYFRNLLPELHITMCNFCFKCFHIDDFELQMLQNNHCPFCRNSNTSSPTPDNNEDIIV is encoded by the exons ATGAGATATATACCCAAGTGGGTAGACAAAATACAGGATACTGAAAAGACTGCTCAGAG taTTTATGATTTGTGTTTTAAACCAGATGGAACGCAATTAATTGTGGCAGGTGGGCATCACGTTTTAGTATATGACACTAATGATGGTACATTAATTCAACTCCTCAAAGGTCATAAAGATAAAGTTCATGCTGTGTGTTATGCCAAAAATGGGGAGAAGTTTGCTAGTGGCAGTGCTGACAAAACGGTTATTATATGGTCGAATAAACTGGAAGGATTATTAAAATATAGCCATGGAGATTCTGTACAATGTCTTGCGTTTAATCCTTTATCTCATACTTTGGCGTCATGTGCCTTATCAGATTTTGCATTTTGGAGCACAGAACAAAAATCcgttcaaaaacacaaaataaat GCCAGAATTAATTCCTGTTCATGGACAAATGATGGTCAATATTTAGCTTTAGGATGTAATAATGGAATTATATCGATACGGAACAAACAAGgtgaagaaaaacataaaatagaaagacCAAATAATCCTGCTATTTGGGCTTTAAGTTGGTGTCCCAATAGAGATGATCCTAATGATACTCTATGTGTCACTGATTGGAAAaagaatttatcattttatactTTAG GTGGGAAACTTATTGGAAAAGAAAGACAAATTGGTTATGAAGCATTACGAGTAAGATATTTTGCACAAGGTGAATATATATTGATCGGCGGATTAAATATGGCTTGTACAATGTATACCAAAGAGGGAATTAAATTAGGTTGTATAGGTGATACACAGACTTCATGGGTATGGAGTTGCGAAGCTCATCCGAGTGGAAATTTTGTG GCTGTCGGTTGTGAAGATGGAACTGTGTCTTATTACCAATTGGTCTTCAATATGGTACATGGATTATATAGAGAGAGATACGCTTTTAGAGAAAACATGACTGATATTATAATTCAACATTTGATCACTGAACAAAAAGTTAGGATTAAATGTAGAGATctaatcaaaaaaattgctATATATACGGACCGTTTGGCG GTACAGTTACCGGAAAGGGTCGTCATCTACGAGTTATACTCAAAAGATAGTAACGATATGCATTATAGagctaaagaaaaaataacacaGAGATTAGAATGCAGCCTATTAGTAGTTTGCTCGGAACATCTTGTTATATGCCAAGAAAAAACACTTCTTAGCATGTTTTTTAATggggaaaaagaaaaaacttggGCGTTTAAAAGTCCTATCagatatattaaaaacattggTGGACCTCCTGGCAAGGAAGGTTTATTATTAGGTTTGAAAAACGGACAAGTTTGGGAAGTGCATCTGGACAATATTCATCCATTGTTAAAA GTTACAGTTAAAGAAGGTATTAGATGTATTGATTTGAGTCAGCTGAAGCAAAAATTAGCTGTTGTTGATGATTCCGGCTTATGTCAAATATTTAATGCTGTAACAGGAGAATTGTTATTTCAAGAAGCTAACGCTAACAGTGTGGccttcaataatttattcgaAGATATGCTGGTTTATAGTGGAGATAATACTCTTTCATTAAAG GTTGTGGATTTTCCTGTACATACTCAAACAATGAGTGGATTTGTAGTAGGTTTAACAGGATCCAAAGTTTTTTGTCTCAACGGTTTTAGTATGAATACACTAGAACTACCCCTCAGTACCCCGATGTATGAGTACATTGATAAAAGAATGTATGAAGAAGCTTACAAAGTTGCGTGTTTAGGAGTTACACAAGGTGATTGGGAAGAACTGGCTCACGCTGCTCTTGAAcatttagaatttaaaatagCTCGACTAGCTTTTGTCAAATTACAGGATTTTACTTATCTAGAATTGATCGATGATTTACAGGAGCTTCATCAAAAAG GAAATTATCCAAAAGAAGTAATGTTGGGTGATATCTTAGCACACAAGGGTAAATTAAAGGAAGCAGCAAAGATATATCAAAGAGCTGGGCATGAATTTAAAGCAATGACAATGTATACTGATTTAAGGATGTTTGATGAAGCCCAAGAATATTTAGGTACAAATGACAATTCAGATTTGATAAGAAGAAAAGCGGATTGGGCGAGAAACATTAATGAGCATAAGGCAGCAGCTGATATGTACCTTTCTGTTGGAGACACAGCGTCTGCAGTACAAATTTATGCTGACAATGG ATGGGGTGAACAGTTGATAGATTTAGCACGAAAACTAGAGAAATCCGAAAGAAGTATTCTCATGACTATAGCCAAACATCTGAAACGATTAAAATATTCGTCTGCAGCTGCCGAAATCTATCGAAGACTTGGAGATTCAGAAGCCGTACTCCGTTTACATGTTGAAGCTAAAGAATGGAAAGAGGCATTCTCCCTTATAAGGGACCAACCGCAATAtaatgttttagtttatttacCATACGCCCATTGGTTAGCCGAAAACGATAAATTTGTTGAAGCACAAAAGGCCTTTCATAAAGCAGGAAAATCTCAAGAGGCATTCAAAGTATTTATCCAGCTAACAGATAACGCTGTTTCTGAATGCAG ATTTCAAGATGCAAGTTATTACTATTGGATTATGTCGAGGCAATACTTGGATATGTCaagagaaaataaagaaaaaacggaacaatatttaaattattttagaattaacGAAAAACTAGCAGAAATCTATTACGCTTACAACACGatacataaatatttagaagaacCGTTTACTTCATATATGCCTGAAGCGCTTTTTAATATATCAAGATTTTTATTGACAGAAGCAACTGGacaaaaacaaagaattaaAGGAGTATCTACATTTGCTATATACTATACATTAGCTAAACAG gcAAAAAAACTAGGTGCTAATAAGTTAGCCAAACAACTTTTCGACAAAATTACACACCTGAGAGTACCTCTCAAATTTCAAGAACAAGTCGAAATAGCGACAATATCGATTAGAGCGAAGCCTTATAGCGATCCGGAAGAACTACTACCCATGTGTTATCGTTGTTCTACTTACAATCCTCTATCAACAACAACTAACAGTTGTATAAATTGCGGggaaaaatttctttattcatttGTAAGTTTTGAGTTGTTACCTTTAGTTGAATTtcatttagaagaaaatataagtGATCAAGAGGCATTGAGACTCATAGAAACTCCAGTTGAAGttaaaaaggaagaaaattGGAAAGAAAATATATCGGAAACCCAGCAAACTCTACAATTAGAAGTTCCACCTGAGGAGGAACCTGATCCATTCACGACTAAAGTTACAAAATCTGATGAATTTAAACCAATAACGGTTGGAAGAAAAACGTTATTATCTTTGGATAGTTCAAGTATTTTAATCTGTATGTGGCCTCCTCCACTACGTCACACGTATTTTAGAAACTTATTACCTGAACTACACATAACGATGtgcaatttttgtttcaaatgtttTCATATCGATGACTTCGAACTACAGATGTTGCAAAACAATCATTGCCCATTCTGTAGAAATTCAAATACCAGCTCCCCAACCCCCGACAACAATGAGGAcattattgtttaa